GGTGGGGCGTTTCCACCATGCCTCCGGAGCCGAAGGTTTTCTCCGGCGTATCGGGGCGATCTCCGAGCATACCGTCATACGGTATTGGTCGACCACTCACAAGCGATGGCAGGCGCTGATCCTCAGCGCTTACGCTTTGTCGGATGCGACCGGCAATCGACGTCGAGAAGACTTCTCCCCTGGCGAGATGGCGGAAGGAAGGAGTCTGTACTATCAACAGGAGGACAACCTGGTCGGCAAGGCGATCTACCGGATGCGCATCCGAAGCGCCTCTCCCGATCGGCTCGTGTTCGATACGGAAAACATCGGTATCATGCGCTACCTGCTGCTGCCCATGTTTCCTCCAGGCGGGATGGAGACGATTACCTTCCTCGACCGCGAGTCGCAAGACGTCTGGCGCTATTACAGCATTATGCGAACGAGCGGGAACGCGAGCCAGTTGACCGTGGGATACGATGCTTCCTTCATCAACCGGGCGGTGGCATTTTACCGTTATCTTGCGGGCGTTCCGACGGACAAGGAGCCTCCCGCAGCCCCATGATTCGGTCGTGAGGACTCCTCCGCAAGCAAGCCATCCATAGCCTGATGCACCGGCACGGAAGATCAATCCTTGCCCGTCCCGTATCGCTTTGGGAGGCGGAAGCATGATCTTGCTCGGCATCCTGTCGATGATGGCGGCGCTGGCCTGGCTCTGGTGGTGGCTCGTACGCCACGAGGCCGGGGTACGACATCGCTGGGGGGAACT
The Candidatus Deferrimicrobium sp. genome window above contains:
- a CDS encoding DUF6675 family protein, which produces MAILGGEVSSRADTLPQPPCGGAPFPPYPDLENSPAVRAWDRTESSRNWIPPACTGWTDSGFTILVAVVGRFHHASGAEGFLRRIGAISEHTVIRYWSTTHKRWQALILSAYALSDATGNRRREDFSPGEMAEGRSLYYQQEDNLVGKAIYRMRIRSASPDRLVFDTENIGIMRYLLLPMFPPGGMETITFLDRESQDVWRYYSIMRTSGNASQLTVGYDASFINRAVAFYRYLAGVPTDKEPPAAP